One Peromyscus leucopus breed LL Stock chromosome 4, UCI_PerLeu_2.1, whole genome shotgun sequence genomic region harbors:
- the Gorasp2 gene encoding Golgi reassembly-stacking protein 2 gives MGSSQSVEIPGGGTEGYHVLRVQENSPGHRAGLEPFFDFIVSINGSRLNKDNDTLKDLLKANVEKPVKMLIYSSKTLELRETSVTPSNLWGGQGLLGVSIRFCSFDGANENVWHVLEVEPNSPAALAGLRPHSDYIIGADTVMNESEDLFSLIETHEAKPLKLYVYNTDTDNCREVIITPNSAWGGEGSLGCGIGYGYLHRIPTRPFEEGKKISLPGQMSGTPITPLKDGFTEVQLSSVSPPSLSAPGTAGIEQSLSGLSISSAPPAVSSVLSTGAPTVPLLPPPVNPSLASGPSMNPATTLPSLMPLPAGLPTLPNLPNFNLPAPHLMPGVGLPELGNPGLPPLPSLPPRNFPGIAPLPMPSEFLPSFPLVPEGSSAASAGEPLSSLPATGPPSDPVMTTAKAEAASSSLTVDMMSPASKVPTTVEDRVGDSPPAIEKPVSTAPDAKASESS, from the exons ATGGGCTCCTCGCAGAGCGTCGAGATCCCGGGCGGCGGCACGGAGGGCTACCACGTCTTGCGG GTACAGGAAAATTCCCCAGGACACAGAGCTGGGCTGGAGCCTTTCTTTGACTTTATCGTTTCTATTAACGGTTCGAGATTA AATAAAGACAACGACACTCTCAAGGATCTACTGAAAGCCAATGTTGAAAAGCCTGTAAAAATGCTCATCTATAGTAGCAAAACCCTAGAGCTTCGGGAGACCTCAGTTACACCAAGCAACTTGTGGGGCGGCCAGGGCTTGCTGGGCGTGAGCATCCGTTTCTGCAGCTTTGATGGTGCCAACGAGAACGTTTGGCATGTGCTG GAAGTGGAACCAAACTCCCCAGCAGCACTGGCAGGCCTGAGACCTCACAGTGATTACATCATTGGAGCTGATACTGTCATGAATGAG TCTGAAGACCTGTTCAGCCTTATTGAGACCCACGAAGCAAAGCCCCTGAAGCTCTACGTCTACAACACGGACACTGACAACTGTCGAGAGGTGATCATCACACCCAACTCTGCGTGGGGCGGGGAAGGCAG ccTTGGATGTGGCATTGGCTATGGTTATCTGCACCGAATACCTACACGCCCatttgaagaaggaaagaaaatctccCTTCCAGGACAGATGTCCGGTACGCCCATTACTCCTCTCAAGGACGGGTTCACGGAG GTCCAGCTGTCCTCAGTTAGTCCCCCGTCTTTGTCAGCCCCGGGAACTGCAGGGATAGAGCAGAGTCTGTCTGGACTGTCGATTAGCTCAGCTCCCCCGGCTGTCAGCAGTGTTCTCAGTACAG GTGCCCCAACTGTACCGTTATTGCCACCACCAGTAAACCCATCCCTCGCTTCCGGGCCGTCAATGAACCCAGCTACTACATTACCAA GTCTGATGCCTTTGCCAGCAGGGCTGCCTACCCTCCCCAACCTCCCCAACTTCAACCTCCCCGCCCCGCACCTCATGCCAGGGGTCGGCTTGCCGGAGCTCGGGAACCCGG GTCTgccacctcttccctccctgcctccccgaAACTTCCCTGGCATTGCACCTCTCCCCATGCCGTCTGAGTTTCTCCCGTCATTCCCCTTGGTTCCAGAGGGCTCTTCTGCAGCCAGCGCAGGGGAGCCGCTGTCTTCCCTGCCTGCCACGGGCCCACCTTCTGACCCTGTCATGACTACTGCAAAGGCAGAGGCTGCCTCCTCCTCACTCACTGTGGATATGATGTCCCCCGCTTCCAAGGTCCCCACCACTGTTGAGGACAGAGTCGGCGACTCCCCGCCAGCCATCGAGAAGCCGGTTTCTACAGCTCCTGATGCAAAGGCTTCTGAGTCTTCttaa